A portion of the Cryomorphaceae bacterium genome contains these proteins:
- a CDS encoding adenylate/guanylate cyclase domain-containing protein — GLPVPTDDSVKNTVLAALEMQEYIKQRKQQKDVLGEPAFEMRVGIHTGPVVAGIVGVKKFQYDIWGDTVNTASRMESSGEAGKVNISESTYELVKHEFTFEERGEIQAKGKGKLKMYFVS; from the coding sequence GAGGGCTTCCTGTACCCACGGATGATTCCGTGAAGAATACGGTGTTGGCCGCCCTGGAAATGCAGGAATACATCAAACAACGCAAACAGCAAAAGGATGTTCTTGGAGAACCTGCTTTTGAAATGCGGGTGGGCATTCATACCGGCCCCGTAGTGGCTGGAATCGTGGGGGTTAAAAAGTTCCAGTACGACATCTGGGGCGATACGGTGAATACGGCCAGCAGAATGGAATCATCGGGCGAAGCGGGTAAGGTGAATATCTCTGAGAGCACTTATGAGTTGGTAAAACACGAATTCACATTCGAAGAAAGAGGCGAAATTCAAGCCAAGGGAAAAGGGAAATTGAAGATGTATTTTGTTAGTTAA